One Atribacteraceae bacterium genomic window, GCAGGCTCTTGAAAAACGGTTGCGTTACCGGAGTACCGACCAGGAAAACGACATTCTTTTGAGAATGACCAACGCCCGTTTTGAACTGCATTCCATTCGGGATTACCATTATCTGGTCGTGAATGAAGAATTGCAGGTCGCCGTCAATAAATTTCATGCCATCATCGTTGCGGAACGTTGTCGGATCCGCTGAGATGGTTTTTTAGTACCGGAAACATACCCAAGAAAGGATGAGCGGATCAGTGTTACCGATAGATGAACTGGTCAGGAAAACCGGAAATCGTTATATCCTTACCTCGGTTGTAGCCAAGCGGGCCAAACAACTTAATGAAGGAGCCAACCCGATAGTTATGGTCGAAGGATACCATAA contains:
- the rpoZ gene encoding DNA-directed RNA polymerase subunit omega; the encoded protein is MLPIDELVRKTGNRYILTSVVAKRAKQLNEGANPIVMVEGYHKPLIIALLEIEKKTGEIELTTKE